A genomic segment from Eisenibacter elegans DSM 3317 encodes:
- the aroQ gene encoding type II 3-dehydroquinate dehydratase, with protein sequence MAARYLILNGPNLNLLGKREPEIYGSQSFEEYFSSLQEAFADVELHYFQSNHEGALIDKIHEVGFSFQGVVINAGAYTHTSIALADALAAVPMPAVEVHISNIHAREAFRRHSYIAPQCIGMITGLGLQGYQLALSFLVQYQQSQSA encoded by the coding sequence ATGGCAGCAAGATACCTAATACTCAACGGACCCAATCTCAACTTGTTGGGCAAGCGCGAACCGGAAATCTACGGCTCACAGTCATTTGAGGAGTATTTCAGTAGCCTTCAAGAGGCTTTTGCAGACGTGGAGCTGCACTATTTTCAGTCGAACCACGAGGGCGCGCTCATCGACAAAATCCACGAGGTAGGCTTTAGCTTCCAAGGGGTGGTCATCAATGCTGGTGCATATACCCATACGTCTATTGCCTTGGCCGATGCGCTGGCTGCTGTGCCGATGCCTGCTGTAGAAGTACATATCTCCAATATCCACGCCCGCGAGGCATTTCGCCGGCATAGTTATATAGCCCCTCAGTGTATCGGGATGATTACCGGTCTGGGCTTGCAAGGCTATCAGCTGGCGCTATCGTTTTTGGTACAATACCAACAAAGCCAATCTGCTTGA
- a CDS encoding ferredoxin--NADP reductase, whose product MQTLQLRIHDVIRETHDSVVVLFDKPEGLNYEPGQFLTPILHIDGREERRSYSLCTSPTVDAQWGIGVKRVAGGLVSNYICDHWQAGQEVQVLAPLGRFTLPAPAGMLTRRHLVLLAAGSGITPLMSMLKTVLSQEPNARISLLYANTNAESVMFLDTLKAWQERYGERLHITHALSTPSAALGGIGRLSADNFGDWLRELPPPNPQTLYFLCGPNELMQLQVQVLRSLRIPEANIYQESFTPSTKETADKAPTPTPATNSVAGGAPIVTIRYAGAEYQFEVRPDQTILEAAQSRDIDLPYSCQSGMCTACLGRCVQGKVSLDEEDSLTPGELNAGYVLTCVGRPESDDVIIEID is encoded by the coding sequence ATGCAAACACTCCAACTACGTATACACGACGTAATTCGTGAAACACACGACTCGGTCGTCGTACTTTTTGACAAACCCGAAGGCCTGAACTATGAGCCGGGGCAATTTCTTACGCCTATTCTCCACATCGATGGGCGCGAAGAGCGCCGCTCGTATTCGCTGTGTACCTCACCTACCGTAGATGCTCAATGGGGCATTGGGGTCAAGAGAGTAGCCGGCGGATTGGTGTCTAACTACATCTGTGACCACTGGCAAGCTGGGCAAGAGGTGCAGGTGTTGGCACCTTTGGGGCGCTTTACGCTTCCTGCGCCTGCCGGAATGCTTACCCGTCGCCACTTGGTGCTTTTGGCCGCTGGCAGCGGTATCACACCGCTGATGAGTATGCTCAAGACGGTTCTCAGTCAAGAGCCTAATGCCCGTATTAGCCTGTTATATGCCAATACCAATGCCGAATCAGTAATGTTTTTGGATACCCTTAAGGCTTGGCAGGAGCGCTACGGTGAGCGTCTACACATCACACATGCCCTTTCGACTCCTAGCGCCGCGCTAGGCGGGATTGGCCGCCTCTCGGCAGATAATTTTGGGGACTGGCTGCGCGAACTCCCTCCCCCAAATCCACAAACACTTTATTTCTTGTGTGGCCCTAATGAGCTTATGCAGCTACAAGTCCAAGTATTGCGCAGCCTCCGTATCCCCGAAGCCAATATCTACCAAGAAAGCTTTACCCCATCGACCAAAGAGACGGCTGATAAAGCTCCAACTCCCACTCCGGCAACAAACAGCGTGGCCGGTGGTGCTCCTATCGTAACCATACGCTATGCAGGGGCAGAGTACCAGTTTGAGGTACGTCCAGACCAGACTATCTTGGAGGCTGCCCAAAGTCGCGATATCGATTTGCCCTATTCTTGCCAAAGCGGTATGTGTACGGCCTGCTTGGGGCGTTGTGTGCAAGGAAAGGTCAGCCTCGACGAAGAGGATTCGCTCACTCCGGGAGAGCTGAACGCTGGCTATGTGTTGACTTGTGTGGGTCGTCCTGAGTCGGACGATGTCATCATCGAAATTGACTAA